The following proteins come from a genomic window of Trifolium pratense cultivar HEN17-A07 linkage group LG4, ARS_RC_1.1, whole genome shotgun sequence:
- the LOC123919920 gene encoding ATPase GET3B-like, with amino-acid sequence MVGGKDRKYYMLGGKGGVGKTSCAASLAVKFANHGHPTMVVSTDPAHSLSDSFAQDLTGGKLVPVEGVSSPLYALEINPDKSMEEFRTAGQKLGGGGAKSLMQSMGLGAIAGQLGELKLEEMLHTPPPGTDEIIAITKVMQFLESEEYSMFSRIVFDTAPTGHTLRLLSLPDFLDGSIGKLIKMKMKLGSVFGSLLGKEQPQNNPLDKLEKLKENVAKIHDLFHNPDTMEFIIVTIPTVMAISESSRLHASLKKERVPVKRLIVNQVLPPTSGCKFCSMRLKDQMRAIETIHNDSELSGLRLYEAPLVDMEIRGVPALKFMGDNLWR; translated from the exons ATGGTTGGAGGAAAGGATAGGAAGTATTACATGCTTGGTGGGAAAGGTGGTGTTGGGAAAACAAGCTGCGCTGCCTCTCTTGCTGTCAAATTTGCAAATCATGGACACCCGACTATGGTGGTATCAACTGATCCTGCTCATTCATTAAGTGATTCTTTTGCTCAG GATTTGACAGGGGGAAAGCTTGTTCCGGTTGAAGGAGTGAGCTCTCCATTATATGCTCTTGAG ATAAACCCTGATAAATCCATGGAAGAATTCCGGACAGCTGGTCAAAAGCTTGGTGGTGGGGGTGCTAAGAGTTTGATGCAAAGTATGGGACTTGGAGCGATTGCTGGCCAG TTAGGGGAACTTAAGCTTGAAGAGATGTTGCACACTCCTCCACCTGGAACAGATGAAATCATTGCAATTACGAAG GTGATGCAATTTCTAGAGTCTGAAGAATATAGTATGTTCAGTCGGATAGTTTTTGATACAGCACCAACT GGTCATACACTTCGACTACTGTCATTGCCTGACTTCTTGGATGGATCTATAGGAAAACTTATTAAG ATGAAGATGAAATTAGGTTCAGTCTTCGGTTCCTTGTTGGGAAAAGAACAACCTCAAAACAATCCT TTAGACAAACTTGAAAAACTTAAGGAGAATGTGGCAAAAATACATGATCTTTTCCATAATCCAGACACTATGGAATTCATAATAGTAACGATTCCCACG GTTATGGCAATTAGTGAATCATCAAGATTACATGCATCCTTAAAGAAAGAAAGGGTACCTGTTAAAAGACTAATAGTTAATCAGGTCTTACCTCCTACGTCAGGCTGCAAGTTTTGTTCGATGAGACTAAAG GATCAAATGCGGGCAATTGAAACTATCCACAATGATTCAGAACTCTCTGGGTTGAGATTATACGAGGCACCCTTGGTCGATATGGAAATAAGGGGCGTTCCAGCTCTCAAATTTATGGGAGATAATCTTTGGAGATAA